ATGAGGCATTTAGTTAAAGGCACAAAAGAGCTAGACAGAACAGAATCTGGAACAGGGAGCATTTAATTAAAGGCACCAAAGAGCTAAGCAGAACAAAATCTGGAACAGGAAGCACTTAATTACAGGCACAAAACAGCTATACAGAACAAATCAGAATCTGGAACATGAGGCATTTAGTTAAAGGCGCAAAAGAGCTAGacagaatagaatctggaacAGGTAGCACTTAATTAAAGGCACAAAACAGCTATACAGAACAGATCAGAATCTGGAACATGAGGCATTTTCTAAGTGGAAAGAGGACTGCAAATCAGGATtgtcttcaaaaaataaaataaaaacactgcAAGGGTATCACACTGATACCATAACCcagattccattaaaaaaaataagtggaaTTTTAGGGGAAAAGGGACAAGGAAGGAAGCTGCTAACTCATAAAGTCTTGCTCCATTAGAAAGTAAgcaactttcttttttattatgtaaaattaTTTGAGATTATTTTAACACAACAAAATAACCatgttggaaaggatcttggaggtcttctagtccaaccccctgctcaggcaagaaaccctataccatttcaaacaaccccttcttaaaaacctccagtgttggagctagacctacaacttctgggggcaagtccttccactgattaattgttctcattgtcaggaaatgccTCCTTAGTCCTAACTAAGGAGACTCTTAGTTCTGTCTttgagaaccaatctagaactaagaacgCTTCCAGGATTCAATACTATTCTTCTTCTACTTCCTTCTTTGCCATTTTACCCATAATTCTTTGCTGGTCTGTTGATCATAATAAAGATTGATTGCTTGATTGATTCCCATCATCCTTTGACTCCTCAGGCCTCTCTGGAACATGAGGAAGGCAAGATCCTCCGAGCTCAGCTGGAGTTCAGCCAGATCAAGGCTGAAATTGAACGCAAGTTGACCGAGAAGGATGAGGAAATGGAGCAGGCCAAAAGGAATCATCTGAGGACAGTGGACTCGCTCCAAGCTTCCCTGGATGCCGAGACCCGCAGCCGCAATGAGGCCTTGAGGATCAAGAAGAAGATGGAGGGCGACCTCAACGACATGGAGATCCAGCTCAGCCAAGCGAATCGGGTGGCCGCCGAAGTTCAGAAGCACCTCAAGATCGCTCATGCCCACCTCAAGGTAAGGAAATATGGAGACCTTCAGATCTTTCTTGCCCATCCCTAGTTTTTAGGGCCAATAGGTTTCCTCCAAGCTGTGTGTTTTTGATGGCCCAGGACAATCAGATTCAACTGGACGATGCCCTTCGAGCCAACGAGGACCTGAAGGAGAACATTGCCATCGTGGAAAGACGGAATATGCTGCTGCAGGCTGAGCTGGAAGAGCTACGCAGCGTACTGGAGCAGACAGAGCGTGGACGGAAACTGGCAGAACAGGAGCTGACGGAGGCCAGTGAGAGGGTCCAGCTCCTCCATTCTCAGGTGAGGAGAAGCCAGCTGATCCTTCTCCATTTTTCTTTGAATCTGCTTCACTAAGAACCACAGAGAGGAACTTGGAGATGCTATCCAGAGTTACAGAGGCTGAAGGGTGCAGGCTTTAGGAAAGGGCTCAGGTtggctgtgtttctcaaccttcccaattttaagatgaatggacttcaacttccagaatttccaaaaTAGGTTCTGGATGAAGCTTGAGAGAATAAAGTACATTCTGGACATAGGTTCTGAGGGAATAAAGTAGATTCTGGGTGTAGGTTAGGGAATAAGGTAGGTTCTGGATGTAGGTTGAGAGAATAAAGTAGGTTCTGGATGTAGCTTCTGACTGGGTAAAATAGGTTCTGGATGAAGATTGAGAGAATATAGTAGGTTCTGAGGGAATAAAGTAGGTTCTGAGGCGATAAAATAGGTTCTGGATGCAGATTGAGAGAATATAGTAAATTTTAGGGGAATAAAGTAGGTTTTGGATGTAGGTTCTAGGGGACTAAAATAGGTTCTGGATGAAGATTGAGAGAATAAAGTAGGTTCTGGATGTAGGTTCTGAGGAGGTAAAATAGGTTCTGGATGAAGATTGAGAGAATAAAGTAGGTTCTGGATGTAGGTTCCGAGGAGGTAAAATAGGTTCTGGATGTAGGTTCTGAGGAGGTAAAATAGGTTCTGGATGAAGATTGAGAGAATAAAGTATGTTCTGGACATAGGTTCTGAGGGAATAAAGTAGATTCTGGGTGTAGGTTAGGGAATAAAATAGGTTCTGGATGTAGGTTGAGAGAATAAAGTAGGTTCTGGATGTAGGTTCTGGATGTAGGTTCTGAGGAGGTAAAATAGGTTCTGGATGAAGATTGAGAGAATAAAATAGATTCTGAGGGAATAAAGTCAGTTCTGGATGTAGGTTCTGAGGGGATAAAATAGGTTCTGGATGAAATTGAGAGAATAAAGTAGATTCTGAGGGAATAAAATCAGTTCTGGATGTAGGTTCTGAGGGGATAAAATAGGTTCTGGATGAAATTGAGAGAATAAAGTAGATTCTGAGGGAATAAAGTCAGTTCTGGGTGTAGGTTCTGAGGGGATAAAATAGGTTCTGGATGAAATTGAGAGAATAAAGTAGATTCTGAGGGAATAAAGTCAGTTCTGGATGTAGGCTCCGAGGGGGGAAATAGGTTCTGGATGAAGATTGAGAGAATAAAGTATATTCTGGACATAGGTTCTGAGAGAATTAAGTACCATATTACAACAGTTCTCGATGTAGGTTAGGGGATAAAATAGGTTTTGGATGTAGGTTCGGGGGGGTAAAATAGGTTCTGGAAGTAGGTTGAGAGAATAAAGTGGGTTCTCAGGGAATAAAGTAGGTTCTGAGGAAATAAAATAGGTTCTGGATGAAGATTGAGAGAATAAAGTAGGTTCTGAGGGAATAAAGTAGGTTCTAGATGTAGTTTCTGAGGGGGAAAATAGGTTCTGGATGAAGATTGAGAGAACATTCTGGACATAGGTTCTGAGAGAATAAAGTAGGTTCTCGATGTAGGTTAGGGGATAAAATAGGTTCTGGGTGTAGGCTGAGAGAACAAAATAGGTTCTGAGGGGATAAAACAGTTCTGGATGAAGATTGAGAGAATAAAGTAGGTTCTGACGGATTACAGTAGGTTCTGGATGTGGGTTGAGGGAATAAAGTAGGTTCTGGAAGTAGGTTCTTGGGGGATAAAATAGTTTCTAGATGTAGATTCTGAAGGAATATAAAAGGTTCTGGATGGTTTCAAGCCATCTTTGACCTTCAAAGGTCCCAGGCTACATGAAGATACCAACCGTTTGGACCTATCAGTTGATCTTCTTTCATTTCTCCTGTTGTGGCTTGACTCGCTGATTTGATTGTCCCTTCTCTCCAGAACACCAGCCTCATCAATCAGAAGAAGAAGATGGAGGTTGACCTCACGCAGCTTCAATCAGAAGTGGAAGAAGCTGTGCAGGAGTGCAGAAACGCAGAGGAGAAGGCCAAGAAAGCCATCACAGATGTGCGTGAGAGTGAGATCACAGACAGAAGTTGACCACGAATGGTCCATAATGATCATTTGATTCTTTCTCCCTAAGTCAGAGAGGggtccaaacttgacaacttttaagacttgtggacttcagcttccagaatttccatgcccggctggggaattctgggagttgaagtccacaaatttggAGACTCCTGATCTAAAAGGAGACACATCTCCTGGTCCTCTTTTGCTTTGGTCCACCAGGAGCATCCAAAGAGGACCCATAATGTTGACATGAGTAATTAGCCTTTGAGTTGAGGACTGATTTCTGTGAGGCCTGGTGGACATCTTTCTCTCTCGTCCTCTTGAACGGGGCAGGCGGCTATGATGGCGGAGGAGCTGAAGAAGGAGCAGGACACCAGCGCCCACCTGGAGAGGATGAAGAAGAACATGGAGCAGACCATCAAGGACCTCCAGATGCGCCTGGACGAGGCGGAGCAGCTGGCCCTCAAGGGCGGCAAGAAGCAGCTTCAGAAACTGGAGGCCCGAGTGCGGGAGCTGGAGAACGAGCTGGAAGGGGAGCAGAAACGCAACGTGGAGAACGTCAAAGGGATGCGGAAGTTTGAGAGACGCACCAAGGAGCTCACCTACCAGGTGAGGAGGAGCTCACCAAGCACCCTACAGTCCACCTCTTCCACTTcctgcccctcccttcctcctccttctcctctacttcacaaAGCCCGCTTccttctagcgctgatgatgttacctagatgggtcatgaaacgtttgcaagaaaacaagcaagctcagagaccaccaaggatcccacagtcctctttcctccccctcctctcttcctcctcttcctccttcccacctcctcctcctccaccaccaccttttgctcttcctcctcttccccttctctactccacaaaccctact
This is a stretch of genomic DNA from Thamnophis elegans isolate rThaEle1 unplaced genomic scaffold, rThaEle1.pri scaffold_400_arrow_ctg1, whole genome shotgun sequence. It encodes these proteins:
- the LOC116523527 gene encoding myosin-6-like, with amino-acid sequence KKLAQRLQEAEEAVEAVNAKCSSLEKTKHRLQNEIEDLMVDAERSNAAAAALDKKQRNFDKILSEWKQKNEESQAELEASQKESRSLSTELFKLKNAYEESLELLETLRRENKNLQEEISDLTEQLSQGAKSMHELEKVRKQLESEKVDLQAALEEAEASLEHEEGKILRAQLEFSQIKAEIERKLTEKDEEMEQAKRNHLRTVDSLQASLDAETRSRNEALRIKKKMEGDLNDMEIQLSQANRVAAEVQKHLKIAHAHLKDNQIQLDDALRANEDLKENIAIVERRNMLLQAELEELRSVLEQTERGRKLAEQELTEASERVQLLHSQNTSLINQKKKMEVDLTQLQSEVEEAVQECRNAEEKAKKAITDAAMMAEELKKEQDTSAHLERMKKNMEQTIKDLQMRLDEAEQLALKGGKKQLQKLEARVRELENELEGEQKRNVENVKGMRKFERRTKELTYQTEEDKKNLLRLQDLVDKLQMKVKAYKRQAEEAEEQANTNLAKFRKAQHELDEAEERADIAESQINKLKAKSRDVGGKVSSYLGASEGE